A genomic region of Mitsuaria sp. 7 contains the following coding sequences:
- a CDS encoding helix-turn-helix domain-containing protein, translated as MSASPSEKLEPPRVGATLQTLRQSQGLSLDELSRRAGVSKSMLSQIERNQANPTVAVVWRLANALRVELSELLGGERPAAPPIEVVASHGTPGLSSPDGLCRLRILGPIDLAGNFEWYELTVQPGGALESAAHEPGSREHLSVLGGELEVTAGGSRQMVKTGETARYAVDGAHAIRNLSKKAATALLVVLHA; from the coding sequence ATGTCCGCCAGTCCCTCAGAGAAACTCGAGCCGCCCAGAGTCGGCGCGACGCTGCAGACCTTGCGGCAATCGCAGGGCCTGTCGCTGGACGAACTCTCGCGAAGAGCGGGCGTGTCCAAGTCCATGCTCTCGCAGATCGAGCGCAACCAGGCCAATCCCACGGTGGCCGTGGTGTGGCGGCTGGCCAATGCGCTGCGGGTGGAGTTGTCGGAGCTGCTGGGCGGCGAAAGACCCGCCGCGCCGCCGATCGAGGTCGTCGCGTCGCACGGCACGCCGGGGCTGTCGAGCCCGGACGGCCTGTGCCGGCTGCGTATCCTCGGCCCCATCGATCTGGCCGGCAATTTCGAGTGGTACGAGCTGACCGTGCAGCCGGGCGGCGCACTGGAGTCCGCGGCGCATGAGCCCGGCTCGCGCGAGCACCTGAGCGTGCTCGGCGGCGAGCTTGAAGTGACCGCCGGAGGGAGCCGGCAAATGGTCAAGACCGGCGAGACCGCGCGCTATGCCGTCGACGGCGCGCACGCGATCCGCAACCTGTCGAAGAAGGCGGCGACGGCGCTGCTCGTGGTGCTGCACGCGTAG
- a CDS encoding YihY family inner membrane protein, translating into MISEVQAQTQSWREGIRELGRELLTWPYARTLRLFVQRFREERLGLTAGSLTFTTLISLVPLLTVALALFTAFPMFSSFQSALEKYFLKSLIPDTIARPVLMSLTQFAAKANRLGVVGLIVLAVTALSLMLTIDRTLNQIWRVQRPRPIAQRVLVYWAALTLGPLLLGGSLTVTSLLVSAGRDLVDNLPRGLVVLLNSVDLLVLWAAIAGLFHYVPNTDVRWRHALTGAAFVAVAFHLAKLALAWYVKQVPTYSTLYGAFAAVPIFLIWIYVGWSIVLLGAILAANAPALAGGVSVRGNKPGMQMALALDVIRELDAARAGGESGLSMLGMSQRMSVDPLQLEPVIQHLQKLDWIGRLEEEGAQRLVLLCEPSSTIAEPLIRTLLADRQPGLAELWEKAGWEQTTVGVLIGRTAPASLAEPAEGAMALTPVASSSAMSASAATLAR; encoded by the coding sequence ATGATCAGTGAAGTTCAGGCGCAGACGCAGAGCTGGCGCGAGGGAATCCGGGAGCTCGGACGCGAGCTGTTGACGTGGCCGTACGCGCGCACGCTGCGCCTGTTCGTGCAGCGTTTTCGCGAGGAGCGGCTGGGCCTCACTGCCGGCAGCCTGACCTTCACGACGCTGATCTCGCTGGTGCCGCTGCTGACCGTCGCGCTGGCGCTGTTCACCGCGTTCCCGATGTTCTCCAGCTTCCAGTCCGCGCTGGAGAAGTACTTCCTCAAGTCGCTGATCCCCGACACCATCGCGCGCCCCGTGCTGATGTCGCTGACGCAGTTCGCGGCCAAGGCGAACCGCCTCGGCGTCGTCGGCCTGATCGTGCTGGCCGTGACCGCGCTGTCGCTGATGCTGACGATCGACCGCACGCTCAACCAGATCTGGCGCGTGCAGCGGCCGCGGCCCATCGCGCAGCGCGTGCTCGTGTACTGGGCCGCGCTGACGCTGGGCCCGCTGCTGCTGGGCGGCAGCCTGACGGTCACCAGCCTGCTGGTCTCGGCCGGCCGGGACCTCGTCGACAACCTGCCGCGCGGTCTGGTCGTGCTGCTCAACAGCGTGGATCTGCTCGTGCTCTGGGCCGCGATCGCGGGGCTCTTCCATTACGTGCCCAACACCGACGTGCGCTGGCGCCACGCCCTGACGGGCGCGGCCTTCGTCGCCGTGGCCTTCCACCTGGCCAAGCTCGCACTGGCCTGGTACGTGAAACAGGTGCCGACCTACTCGACGCTCTACGGCGCCTTCGCGGCGGTCCCGATCTTCCTGATCTGGATCTACGTCGGCTGGTCGATCGTGCTGCTGGGCGCGATCCTGGCGGCGAACGCGCCGGCCCTGGCCGGCGGCGTCAGCGTGCGCGGCAACAAGCCGGGCATGCAGATGGCGCTGGCGCTGGACGTGATCCGCGAACTCGACGCGGCGCGCGCCGGCGGCGAGTCGGGGCTGTCCATGCTCGGCATGTCGCAGCGGATGTCGGTCGACCCGCTGCAGCTGGAGCCCGTGATCCAGCACCTGCAGAAGCTGGACTGGATCGGACGCCTGGAAGAGGAGGGCGCTCAGCGTCTGGTGCTGCTCTGCGAACCGTCCTCGACGATCGCCGAGCCGCTCATCCGCACGCTGCTGGCGGACCGCCAGCCGGGACTGGCGGAACTCTGGGAGAAGGCCGGCTGGGAACAGACGACCGTGGGCGTGCTGATCGGGCGCACGGCCCCCGCCTCGCTCGCCGAGCCCGCTGAAGGCGCGATGGCGCTGACGCCCGTGGCGTCCTCGAGTGCGATGTCGGCCTCGGCCGCTACCTTAGCCAGGTGA
- a CDS encoding DUF2069 domain-containing protein, translating to MSSLDAAPSTRSGATSPAAPTSRSAPTARERGSRQLAFFATLALALVCLAWELWLAPTGRGTLAIKALPLLLPLPGLWRYRMYTYRWLSLMIWLYVTEGLVRGTSEGGVGMALAWVEVVLSVAIFVACAAQIRQRLAEARLADDRSTKDAR from the coding sequence ATGTCAAGCCTCGATGCCGCCCCTTCGACAAGGTCCGGAGCGACCTCCCCGGCCGCCCCGACCTCGCGTTCGGCGCCCACCGCGCGGGAACGCGGCAGCCGGCAGCTCGCCTTCTTCGCCACGCTGGCGCTGGCGCTGGTGTGCCTGGCCTGGGAGCTCTGGCTGGCACCGACGGGACGCGGCACGCTCGCGATCAAGGCGCTGCCGCTGCTGCTGCCGCTGCCCGGCCTGTGGCGCTACCGCATGTACACCTACCGCTGGCTGAGCCTGATGATCTGGCTCTACGTGACCGAGGGCCTGGTCCGCGGCACGTCCGAAGGCGGCGTCGGCATGGCGCTCGCGTGGGTCGAGGTGGTGCTGTCGGTGGCCATCTTCGTCGCCTGCGCCGCGCAGATCCGGCAGCGGCTGGCCGAGGCCAGACTGGCCGACGACAGGTCGACGAAGGACGCACGATGA